TATGCTGCTTGTGGTACTTTGTATTTCGATGATGTTGCAAAGGTTATCTCTGCATCTCCATTGACCATTGCTGGTATGGTATTCTTCTTCAGTGGTTTGGGCTTCAAGATTTCTTTGGTTCCTTTCCACTTCTGGACAGCTGATTCATATCAGGGTGCTCCAACTACAGTTACAGGTTATCTCTCTGTAGTTTCTAAGGGTGCTGCTGCATTTACTCTCTGTGCTATCCTCATGAAGGTATTTGCTCCAATGGTAGAGTACTGGACAGTATTGCTTTACATTGTCATTGTACTTTCTATCACTATCGCCAACCTCTTTGCTATCCGTCAGAGTGACTTGAAGCGTTTCATGGCATTCTCTTCTATTTCTCAGGCAGGTTACATCATGTTGGCTGTGGTTGGTAACTCAGCAATGAGCGTGACCGCTCTGACATACTATGTATTGATTTATGTAGTTGCCAACTTGAGCGTGTTTACCATTATCTCATCTGTTGAGGAGCACAACAATGGTACAGTTATGATGGACAGCTACAACGGTTTGTACAAGACCAATCCACGTTTGGCATTCCTGATGACCTTGGCCTTGTTCTCATTGGGTGGTATTCCTCCATTTGCAGGTATGTTCTCAAAGTTCTTCGTGTTTATGGCAGCCGTTCAGGGTGCAGATATTCACACCACTCTTGGAGCATGGGCTTATGGCGTAGTATTCATCGCTTTGGTTAACACCGTATTGAGCTTGTACTACTACTTGCTTATCGTGAAGGCAATGTTTATCAAGCACAGCGATAATCCGCTGCCTACTTTCCAGAGCGCTTGCTCAACCAAGTTGGCGCTTGCTATTTGCACAGTAGGTATCGTAGCATTCGGTATCTGTTCATATGTATTCGATTGGATTTCTGTAGCAGCTAATGCATAACATCATTAAGGTATAGAATTCTTATCAAGAAGAAAATACTGATTTAATATAAAAAAGGATGGGGCTCCATGATAGAGTCTCATCCTTTTTTTGTATTTTTGCACCATGAAAAAGATTTTTAGATCATTACTATATATTATCATGATGCTGGGGTTGGCATTACTTCCCGACCTCTGGCTGTGGTTTGATGCTGTTTCTACTTGGCCTTTAGCTTTGGTAATAGCATGGTGGATACCATCAGCTTTGCTTCTTCTGGCAGAAACAGGACTGCAATTTGGCGTATATCATAGACTTTCAGTAAGGGTCCTTTTTACGATGATTCTTTTTTCTGTGATGCCAAAGATTGTTTATATCCTTTTGTCTCTATTTTTGCCTTGGTGGGTAGCCATTCTTCCTGCCTTGTTTATGATAGGGGGATTCATATTTGGTTTCACGAAGGGATGGAGAAAGTTGGAAGTGAAACAGATAACCTATTCGTCACCGGATTTACCTCCCTATTTTGATGGTTATAAGATACTGCATTTCACGGATTTTCATTTGGGTACTTTTCCCAAAGATACGGATTTCGTAGAAAAAGTGGTGGAATGTGCCAATAATGAAGATGTAGAACTGATGGTTTTTACAGGAGATTTAGTCAATAACTCTGCTACAGAAGTCGCTCCATATCTGGAAACATTAAAACAACTTCATGCTCCCGATGGAATCTATTCTGTATGGGGAAATCATGATTATTGTGAGTATGATAACAATCATACCATTGGAGCTTTGAAGCGAAACCGCAAAATGCTTTTCGGATTTCAGAAGGAGTTGGGCTGGACTCAGTTGATGAATGAGCATGTTACCTTATCGCATGGACTGGCAAGTATTGAGATAATAGGTGTAGAGAATGCAGGAAATCCACCTTTCTCTAATCGTGCCAACTTGAAAAAGGCAATGAAAGGAATCGTAGATAAGAAAGCTTTCAAAATACTGTTGACCCACGACCCACATCATTGGCGCAAGGAGGCTCTGAAGGCTGGCATACATCTTACCCTTTCCGGTCATACTCATGCTGGACAGATTCTCATAGGTAAATTGACACCAGCCCGTCTGGCTTTCAAGGAGTGGGGAGGTATTTATAGGCGGGGTGCCCAGATGCTCTATGTATCCGCAGGTATCGGTGGCTCTTTCCCTTTCCGTTTGGGAGCATGGCCTGAAATGACCGTCATCACATTGAAAAGAAAGTTATAAAATAGCGATTTCCTTTCAAAAAGTTTATCAATTGTTTGGAAGTTATTTAGAAAAACATTATTTTTGCATAAGAGTAGAGTTATATCATATAATTCAGTCAATTTAGGAGTTTTTAAAATCAAAGAGAAGATGAAAAGTTTAAAGAATCTTGCCCTTGTGGCAATGACATCATTGGTGTTGGCTTCCTGTGGAACCACCCAGCAAGTACCACTGACAGGTCGTACTCATCGTATTTCAGTTTCTGATGAGCAGGTGTTGAGCCTCTCTAATCAGGAATATACAAAGTATATGGCTTCGGCTAAAAAATCCACGAATGCTACTCAGACAGCTATGGTCAGAAGAGTAGGTCAGAGATTGGCAACTGCCGTAGAAACATATTTGAAGCAGAATGGTTTTGCTAATGACTTGAAGAATTATTCCTGGGAATTTAATCTGGTGAAAGATAATAGTGCCAATGCTTTCTGTATGCCTGGCGGTAAAATCGTAGTTTATGAAGGATTGCTCCCTTATACCCAGAACGAGACCTGTCTTGCCATTGTTCTTGGTCATGAAATTGCACATGCTGTGGCTAAACATAGTGCTGAGCAGTTGAGCAAGCAGCAGAATCAGCAGATTGGTACTAATATTTTAGGCAGTGTTCTGAATCAGGCTGTAGGAAGCGGTGTAGGTGATGTGGCCAGTGCTGTTGCCGGTCAGTATTTCTCATTCCGTAACTTAAAGTATTCCCGTGACAATGAGACTGAGGCTGATTATATGGGTCTGATTTTTGCAGCGATGGCTGGTTATGATCCTCAGCAGGCAATTCCTTTCTGGAAGCGCATGTCCAGCGGTTCAAGTTCAAACAAGAGTGATATCTTCAGTGATCACCCTTCTGATGCTAAGCGTATTGCTGCTTTGCAAAAAGAAATGCCTACAGCTTTGCAATATTATAAGGCCGCAACTCCTGCCGTTACTTCTGTTAAGACAGTCAGAGCTTCGCAATTGACAAAAAATAGAAAGACTGCAGCGAAGAAGACTACAACAAGAAGACGTTAGACAATATAAAAATACTAACCATTCAAAATCATTGAATCATGATAGACTATATTTCTCAAAATCTTTGGCTTTTCTGGACCATTATTACAGTAGTGTGTCTCATCATGGAACTCTCATCTGGTGATTTCTATGTTACTTGTTTCGCCCTTGGTGCTCTGGTAAGTATCTGCCTGGCAGTGGCAGGTTTGCCTTTCTGGGTGCAGGTTATTGCCTGGGCAGTCTGTTCGGTATTGAGTATTTGGCTCATACGCCCTCATCTGGTTCATGCCATCCATCAAGGAGCTGATGACAGGAAAAGCAATGCTGATGCCCTCTTGGGACAGGTGGGTGAAGTGACGCAAACCATTGTTGCCGGTGATTACGGAAGAGTGAAATTGGATGGTGACGACTGGAAAGCAGAGGCGCCATCTTCATCTGTGAACATCGAAGTGGGAACAAAGGTAAAGATAGTCGGAAGAGAGTCTATTATTCTGGAAGTTGAAAAGCTGTAAAAAGCAATTTTAGTCAATTTTCATTTATTATTAACTAATCAAAACATACAATTATGAGCATCGGTATCTACGTGTTAATTGTTATTGTGGTTCTTGCACTTATCATCGTCAAGAAGACCATTGTCATCATTCCTCAGAGTGAGACCAAGATTATAGAGCGTCTCGGTCGTTATTATGCGACTTTGAAACCAGGTATCAATATCATCATACCTTTTATCGATCATGCCAAGGATATCGTTTCCCAGCGCAACGGACGTTATACCTATAGTAATAGCATCGATTTGCGTGAGCAGGTTTATGATTTCGCCCGTCAGAATGTAATCACGAAGGATAATATTCAGATGCAGATTAATGCCCTCCTGTATTTCCAGATCGTAGATCCATTCAAGAGTGTGTATGAAATCAATAATTTGCCAAATGCTATCGAGAAGTTGACACAGACTACACTCCGTAATATTATAGGTGAGATGGAACTTGACCAGACTTTGACATCCCGAGATACCATCAATACCAAATTACGTTCTGTATTGGATGATGCTACCAATAAGTGGGGTATCAAGGTAAACCGTGTTGAGTTGCAGGATATTACTCCTCCAGAGAGTGTGCTCGTTGCCATGGAAAAGCAGATGCAGGCAGAACGAAACAAGCGTGCTACTATTCTGACTTCTGAAGGTGAAAAGGAAAAACAGCGTTTGCTTTCTGAAGGTGAGAAGGCAGCTATTGTCAACAAGGCTGAAGCTGCAAAACAGCAGGCTATCCTGAATGCCGAAGGTGAAGCTACTGCACGTATTCGCAAGGCAGAAGCCGAGGCGATTGCTATCCAGAAAATAACAGAGGCAGTAGGGCAGTGTACCAATCCAGCCAACTATCTCTTGGCACAGAAATATATTCAGATGATGCAGGAGGTTGCTGAAGGTAAGAACAATAAGGTGGTTTATTTGCCATACGAGGCCACAAACCTGTTGGGTTCAATTGGTGGAATCAAAGACCTCTTTAAGGGATAAAGCCCCTTTCCTCAGATAACTTATAATTTTATACTTTATATCAAGCAATACTGCGTTAAATTAATATTTAATCGTCTGTAAATCAATAACTTATATTAAGAAATGCTTATGAATACTTAGCTATAAAAAGTTGGTCAAGTCGCTGATTTTCAGTAACTTTGTAGATCACGACAAATACAATATTACATGAATACAGGACTTGACCTATATATGGATATCTTTAAAGATGCAGTTGAAGATTCGGCTGCAAAGTTAACAAAAAGTTTCGAGAAAATACTCATCGAGGTGATAATTTTGTTCATGGTAATACCAAGAAAGATAAATTTCACCCAAATGGGTAGGTATGGCTCGCATGTTGAGCAAACCTATCGCAACGCATTCGGCTTGAAAAAGTCGAAGTGCATTGACTGGCTCAAACTTAATGTCTCACTTGCCAAGCGCTTCTTTGGTAAACAGGGAAGATGGGCTATTGCCATTGATCCCAGCTACATCAGCAAAGCTGGCAAGAAGACTCCACATATCGGTCGTTTTTGGTCGGGATGTGCACAGTCTGTTAAACATGGTCTCGAAATCATGGGTATTGGTCTCGTTGATATCGATGCCAAAGACTGCATGATGTTAAGAGCCCACCAGTCGCTAAGTAATAAAGAACTGAGTCTCAGAAATAAGACTATGGTAGATTTCTATATCAGCGTCATTAAGCGTTATCGCAAGGAACTTCTTAAACTCTCAACCCTCATAGTTGCAGATGCTTACTTCTCTACAAGTACATTTGTTAATGGGATAAAGAAAGAAGGGTTCTCTTTGATAAGCCGCTTTCGTGACAATGCTTGTCTCTTTTATGTCTATGCAGGTCCACGTACAGGAAAACGTGGTCGCCCCAAGACCAAGGATGGCAAGATTGATATGAAGAATCTTGACCTCACTCGAATGGAGAAGATGGAGATGAAAGATATAGAAGGAACAGCTTATACTTTGATTGCCTATTCCAAGGCACTCAAGTGTAAAGTTAGACTTGTCATCTGGCAGATGCCGAATGGCAAGAAGAAACTATTCTTCTCTACAGACACCTCACTTTCGGGTGAAGAGGTACTTCTTTATTATAGAACTAGGTTCCAGATCGAATTTTGCTTTCGTGACGCCAAAGGCTATACTGGTCTTATGGACTGCCAAGCTCGCGATAAGTGGAAACTCGATTTTGCTTTCAATGCTTCGTTCACATCACTAAATGTTGCCAAGGTAACTATGAAGGAGATGGGAATGGAATATTCTATGTCTTCATTTAAGTCACTGATGACCAACATTTATCTAGTGAAACGAATTTTTAAAGCAAGTGGGTACACCCCGAACCGAACTTTAATTAGTAAGATTTTCAAAGATCTCTCGTGCTTACAGCGTATAGCTGCTTAGCACATTATTGAATTATTAACGAACTATTGATCAAGTAAAACTTTATGAAAAAGATTTGTATTGTAGCAGGAGCAAGACCAAATTTTATCAAGGTAGCTCCACTTATCAGAGCTATCGTATCTGCAAAAAACAGTGGTCATGATATCGGCTATCAACTGGTCTATACAGGAATGGAAGATGATCCTACGTTGGAAAATTCTCTGTTTGAAGACTTGGAGATAGCGAAGCCGGATGTTTATCTGGCTGTGGACTGTGAGAATCTGAATGAACTTACAGGTCATGTCATGGCTAAATTTGAAAAATATCTCCAGGAAAATCCTGCGGATGTGGTTGTCGTGGTGGATGACTTGGCTTCTACTATGGCAGTAGCCATCGTAACTAAGAAACAGGGCATTCAATTAGCTCATATCGCAGCGGGTACCCGTAGTTTCGATATATCGATGCCTAAGGAAATCAATCGTCTTGTCATTGATGGTCTCTCTGACATCCTCTTTACTGCAGGTATTTCAAACAACAGTATTGCCAATAAGGAAGGTGCTGAACTTTCCAAGGTATATATGGTAGGAAATATCCTTATCGATAACATCCGTTTCCTGAAGAACAAGATGTCTCGCCCATCACTGATGGATGAGCATGGATTGGAAGATGGGAAGTATCTTGTTTTGACCATCAACCGAAAAGTTTTGCTTGCCGATAGAGATAAGTTAAATGCCTTACTCTTTGTGATTGATGCGGAGGCGCGAAAGGCTGGTGTCAAGGTGATAGCTCCTTTGAGAGGTAAAGCTTTGGAGGCAGTACTGTCTTTCCAAACTCATCAGGCATTACATGATCACCATACAGGAATAGAGATTGTTTCTCCACAGGCTTATCTCGATTTCTGTTATCTCACAGCTCATGCTCAGGGTGTCATCAGCGATTCTGGTAATGTGGCAGAAGAGGCTACGTTTAATGGTGTTCCATGTATTACGCTCAATGACTATACAGAGCATATTGAGACGGTAAAAGTGGGAACCAATGAACTGGTAGGAGAAGATGCTGAGATACTTGCTGCCATGTTGCAGAAAATCTTCAAGGGCGAATGGAAGAAGGCTGGCATTCCTGACCGCTGGGATGGTCGTTCTGCAGAACGTATCCTTCAAATCCTTTGTGATTAAGTATAGAGATAAGTTATGTAGGTTTTACATCATTGATTTTCAAATCAATATGAACAAAAAAATAAGAGTGTGATGAAGTTTTTCATCACACTCTTATTTTTTTTGTCTTTATAATGAATTTTATATTACTGTTTGGAACGGTTTTCATTCGGGTTCGGATAATTGTATCTATCAAAATAATCCATTCCCTTATTATTATACCATACACCCTCCACATTGATTCCGATGGAGAAATTCTTGTTGACATTGTACTTCACGCCTGCACCTAAGACATTGGCTCCAGGCATTCCCATACCATATCCGAAAGGCATGGTTCCTCCCATTCCCCATAAACCGGGATAATAGCCTAATCCGTAGCCACCATATCTTCCATAACCATAGGGGCCATATCCAGCATAGCGATTGTAGAAGTTATCATAGTTGTTGCTGATGCTGAGTTGTCCATATACATAAGCTTCCCAATGCTCATTGAATTTATAGCCCATGATGGCATAAAGTCCAACGTCACGATAGCTGTCGCTTCCCCAGAAAGTATTGTTGAAATATCCGCCTCCTGCAATCCAGAGTTTTCCATCTTTAGAGAGAGGAGCCAGATAAGTGGCATTGATATTCTGCGAGAATCCGCCTTTATGAGGCAGGCCTTTTCCGAAAGTTGCAAATGCTGAAGCACCTAAGGAAACATTCAGTCCTTTGTGCAGACCATAGCCGTACTCCAATCCCTTGTTTTCATCTAAACTGCTTAGAGGAGATAAGTTGGATTTTTCTTCAGAGAAAGATTTCTGTTCTTCATTCCAAGAAGGTGAACTGACTGTATATTTCACGTTCTTCATTGGTTTTCCCTGATAAATCATCTTTTGACCGGCTTGCATGATGGTGTCACCAGGCAATAACCAGTCTGCTCTCGGACTATCTGCGCTGTGCAGTGGACCGAAAGTTAAGGTTTGTGCCTGTGCTTGAGCAATGCAGAAACCAAAGAGTGATATCAGAGTTATGATATATTTCTTCATATTCCGTACTTGTTTTATTCTGCAAACTTACAATTTTTTCTTGTATTTCTATCAGGCTTTAATATAAAACAACAAAAAATAGGCTTGCTTTACTTAAAAAACAAGCCTATTATATAATAATGTAAAAATCAGGAACTTTTCCGGACCTTTACTTTCCGTTTATCAGAAGAATTAGTAAGCGAACAGAGGATAGTCCTTCATTGTCTCATTTACTTTTTCGCGAACTCGAGCGATGACCTTTTCGTCCTCTGGGGCATTCAAAACTTCCTCGATAAGTTCAGCAATTAGGTGCATCATATCTTCCTTAGCACCACGAGTAGTCATGGCAGCTGTTCCGAGACGGATACCTGATGTCTGGAATGCAGAACGAGAGTCGAATGGAACCATGTTCTTATTGACAGTGATATCTGCTGCAACAAGTGCATTTTCAGCAACTTTACCTGTCAAGTCAGGATACTTAGAGCGCAGATCGACAAGCATAGAGTGGTTGTCTGTACCACCGCTGACAATACCGAATCCACGACCGATGAGGTCTTCTGCAAGTACAGCTGCGTTCTTCTTAACCTGAAGTGCATAATCTTTCCAAGATGGTTGCAGGTTCTCATTGAATGCAACTGCCTTGGCAGCGATGACATGCTCCAAAGGTCCACCTTGCTGTCCTGGGAATACGGCAGAGTTGAGCAACATACTCATCTTCTTCACCTCGCCCTTCTTGGTAGTCAGACCCCAAGGATTATCAAAATCTTTACCCATCAGGATGATACCACCACGAGGACCACGGAGAGTCTTGTGTGTAGTAGAAGTAACGATGTGGGCATACTTCAATGGATTATCCAACAAACCAGCTGCAATCAAACCAGCAGGGTGAGCCATATCAATCATCAGCAAGGCGCCTACCTCATCAGCAATTTTGCGCATGCGGGCATAATCCCACTCACGGCTATAGGCACTACCGCCACCGATGATCAACTTAGGTTTATGCTCAAGAGCCAATTTCTCCATTTCGTCGTAATCAACTCGGCCTGTCTCTTTGTTGAGGTTGTAACCGATAGGGTTGTAGAGAATACCAGAAGTATTGACGTGGCTGCCATGAGAAAGGTGACCACCGTGGTCGAGATTCAATCCCATGAAAGTATCGCCAGGTTTGAGGACAGCGAGCAGAACGGCAGCATTAGCCTGTGCTCCAGAGTGAGGCTGAACATTGGCATACTCAGCACCGAAGACTTTCTTGACACGCTCGATGGCAAGGTTCTCTACGATATCAACAACTTGGCAACCGCCATAGTAACGTTTGCCAGGGAGACCTTCTGCATACTTGTTGGTCAAGTATGAACCCATAGCTTTCATCACTTCTTCACTTACGAAATTCTCAGAAGCAATCAGCTCCATACCTTTCAACTGACGCTGATGCTCTCTCTCAATCAGGTCGAAAATCTCTTGATCTTTTTCCATTGGCTCTTATTGTTAAGTTCTGTATTTATGAATTGCGGATGCAAAAATAAGCATTTTTCTTCAATACTCCAAATAATATGGAAGAAAAAGAAGAAAAATGCTTTCAAATTGTTACTTACAAAGTTCTACCTTGCCTAATTGTTGCTCTTTATCGCAATAGTGGCAGCGGATAATTCCGAGTGCAGCATCTACTGTGTGGAAGATAGTTGCCATAGGCTCATTATTGGTGATACACTTAGGATTGTTGCATTTTACGATGCCTTTGAGTGTATCAGGAGTCTTCACGGTCTTTTTCTCCACGATTTCATAGTCCTTGATGATACTCAGACCAATGTTAGGAGCAACTACAGAGAGGCGGTTGATTTCCTCATCAGTGAAATACTTGTTGGCAACCTTGATGATTCCCTTTTTGCCGATTTTCTTGGAAGGCAAGTTGTAGCCGATAGTGACAGGAGTGTCCATCTTTTCCAACTGGAGCAGGTTGACAACCTGATAGGTCTTCTCGGCTGGTATGTGGTCGATTACGGTACCGTTTTCGATAGCCGCAACTACGAGTTGATTCTTATTGTTTCCCATAATTACATTAATCACTAAACATTAAACATTACTCAATCACGGTCTTGTCATTCTTGACGTCATCGAGTGTGATGCCGAGGCAGTGACAGAAGATGGCTTCTCGTGCATAGAGACCATTTTGAGCCTGCTGGATGTAGTATGCATGTGGGTCGTCATCCACATCGTATGCAATTTCATTCACGCGAGGCAGTGGGTGCATGATCTTCATGTTTTCCTTAGCCTTGCTGAGCATTTCGCGTTTGAGGATATATACGTTCTTTACTCTTTCGTATTCCATCAGATCACTGAAACGCTCCTTCTGTACACGTGTCATGTAGAGAATGTCGGCACCAGCGATGACATCCTCGTTGAAATCTTCGTGCTCCACATACTTAATGTTGTGCTGCTGGCAGTACAACTTATATTCCTGTGGCATAGCGAGTTCCTTAGGAGCGATAAAGTGGAATGTAGGATTGAAATGGCGCATGGCCGTGATGAGGGAGTGAACTGTACGTCCGTACTTCAGGTCGCCTACCAGATAAATATTGAGGTTCTCCAAAGTACCTTGTGTCTTGTAGATTGAGTAGAGGTCGAGCAAGCATTGTGATGGGTGCTCGTGGGCTCCGTCTCCGGCATTGACGATTGGCACAGGAGCAACTTCGCTTGCATATATGGCAGCACCTTCGATGAAGTGGCGCATAGCGATGACGTCAGCATAGTTGCTTACCATCAGGATGGTATCCTTGAGAGTCTCACCCTTTGTAGTGCTGGATGTCTTGGCATCAGAGAAACCAATGACACGTGCGCCAAGGCGGTTGGCTGCTGTCTGGAAACTGAGTTGGGTACGAGTGGATGGTTCGAAGAAAAGGGTTGCTACAACCTTTCCCTTCAACAGCTCCCTGTTAGGATGCTTTTCAAACTCTTGTGCCATTTCCAAGAGATACATGAGTTTCTCCTTGGAAAGGTCTGCAATCGTCACAAAATTATGTTTTTCCATTGTAAATTTGATTGAATTGTTTTGAAATCGCCTCCAAAGTTACATATATTTTTTGGTTTTTCATTCATTTCCTCTGAAAGTTTTAGGTTATTTTGCACATCGTCTTTCATTGTTATCATGTTTTTCTCTAATTCCTTTTCAAATCTCAAACTTTTTGTCTATCTTTGCACTCACATGACGAATCAAAACATAGCATCATGAAGATGGTGAATATGTTTACCTATTTATATATATAAGAGATAGGAAATATTCGGTAGATATTAACATCATAGAGTACAAGATAACTATGCCAAAAGCAACAGGTTCGATACATTATATAGAACACCGTTCTCCGATGAAAGACGAGACCGGCGAATATTTGATTCATCCTCAGTTCGTTTATAGCGATATTTATGATTTTAAGGATATGACAAAGGGAATGCGGCATCATCACCAGATGACGCCAGCCCAATTTGTGGCAGCCATCGAATCCATCAAGGACGAGACGATGTTGGCTCTCTCCCAAGGTATGGAAGTGAAGATAGGAAATATGCTTGTCATTCGTCCGAAGCTAAAGTTACGGGAACACAAGGATGAAAATGGTAATTATTATCACAAGGTTTATCATGAAGGTGAGCGCATACCTGCCAGTGAGGTAGTATGTTCCGGTTTTGAGGTGCGAACAACCAAGGAGTTTGACAAGGACTTTTTCATTGAGTATGATAGTAAATGCAGCCGTAGTCCTTGGAAAACAAAAGCTTTTGCGCAAGCCCCAGAGCAAGAATGGCTGGTTATCACCAATTATTGCAAGGAACATGGTTTTATAACAGTCAAGAACTTCCGTCTTTTGTTGGGCGTAGCAGACTATCATGCTCGCCAAGTGCTTGATGGTTATTGTGAAGGAGATTTTCCGAAGATGGTTCGCGAGAAGGTGGGTGCCACTTATTTGTATCGGGTAATAGGGGAGTGAAATTACGTGATTGTAGAGTAAAAAGGTATATTGTTTAAGAGTAATTACCAATACTTATGGGCTGAAACGTATGCTCTCAACCTTTAGTACATACGTAAAAAGAGTTTTTGACGGCTGTCAAAAACTCTTTTAGTTATTCTCGAAAGCTCTTTTGACGGTAGTGAAAAACTATCGGAACTTTACTTCTTTATGTGTGAACCTCTTCTGCTACGCTTGTGGCATATTGCTCAACGTCTGGAATCTTGTACGGGCGAAGTGTATGTGTGGTAGTGATGATGTCGTCTCCAAGAACGGTTGCCATTTTAGCGATAGAGGATAGTGTGAGATTATGCGTGCCGCTTAACCATCGGCTCACTTCTGTTTCTGTCTTGTTTAGGGCTTTAGCAAAATCACGTTGGGTCATGTTGCGTTCCTTCAGCAAGTCATACACTCTGTTGGCAATAGCTACACCAAAATCTACTTGCTTGTTTGTGTTTTCAGGAGTAGTCTTGCGGATAGAATCCATTATCTTATTTGTTTTCATATAATTTTTCAATTCCATATTGTTCACAAGTGTTCCAGTAAGCCTCTGTACATAGTTTATGGACTTGTTTGTTGTACTTATCTTCGTTTTGACTCTCAATCCAGTGAAAACGTACTTCTGCCAGGTGAGAAGAACATTCTCTATACAAATTGGCTTCTCGCTTAAAGCGAAATGCTGGGGGTAGTTCTTGAAGTTGATCTGCTGCATTGCAGTCTGGGCATCCTGATTAAGTTTCAATTCTATGAGGTCGAGATTGGTCTTGGTCAGGAGAACAATGCCAACTCTGCCTTTTGGGGTATGTACCTCCACATCTACAAGATAGTCAGTGAGCAAAGTTTAAATGAAGAATAACATCTTTTACCTCTTTGTTTGGAATGTCGAGGGTATAATAATTATACT
This is a stretch of genomic DNA from Segatella hominis. It encodes these proteins:
- the glyA gene encoding serine hydroxymethyltransferase, which encodes MEKDQEIFDLIEREHQRQLKGMELIASENFVSEEVMKAMGSYLTNKYAEGLPGKRYYGGCQVVDIVENLAIERVKKVFGAEYANVQPHSGAQANAAVLLAVLKPGDTFMGLNLDHGGHLSHGSHVNTSGILYNPIGYNLNKETGRVDYDEMEKLALEHKPKLIIGGGSAYSREWDYARMRKIADEVGALLMIDMAHPAGLIAAGLLDNPLKYAHIVTSTTHKTLRGPRGGIILMGKDFDNPWGLTTKKGEVKKMSMLLNSAVFPGQQGGPLEHVIAAKAVAFNENLQPSWKDYALQVKKNAAVLAEDLIGRGFGIVSGGTDNHSMLVDLRSKYPDLTGKVAENALVAADITVNKNMVPFDSRSAFQTSGIRLGTAAMTTRGAKEDMMHLIAELIEEVLNAPEDEKVIARVREKVNETMKDYPLFAY
- the pyrI gene encoding aspartate carbamoyltransferase regulatory subunit, translated to MGNNKNQLVVAAIENGTVIDHIPAEKTYQVVNLLQLEKMDTPVTIGYNLPSKKIGKKGIIKVANKYFTDEEINRLSVVAPNIGLSIIKDYEIVEKKTVKTPDTLKGIVKCNNPKCITNNEPMATIFHTVDAALGIIRCHYCDKEQQLGKVELCK
- the pyrB gene encoding aspartate carbamoyltransferase, with the protein product MEKHNFVTIADLSKEKLMYLLEMAQEFEKHPNRELLKGKVVATLFFEPSTRTQLSFQTAANRLGARVIGFSDAKTSSTTKGETLKDTILMVSNYADVIAMRHFIEGAAIYASEVAPVPIVNAGDGAHEHPSQCLLDLYSIYKTQGTLENLNIYLVGDLKYGRTVHSLITAMRHFNPTFHFIAPKELAMPQEYKLYCQQHNIKYVEHEDFNEDVIAGADILYMTRVQKERFSDLMEYERVKNVYILKREMLSKAKENMKIMHPLPRVNEIAYDVDDDPHAYYIQQAQNGLYAREAIFCHCLGITLDDVKNDKTVIE
- a CDS encoding helix-turn-helix transcriptional regulator, which produces MELKNYMKTNKIMDSIRKTTPENTNKQVDFGVAIANRVYDLLKERNMTQRDFAKALNKTETEVSRWLSGTHNLTLSSIAKMATVLGDDIITTTHTLRPYKIPDVEQYATSVAEEVHT